From Triticum urartu cultivar G1812 chromosome 2, Tu2.1, whole genome shotgun sequence, a single genomic window includes:
- the LOC125535573 gene encoding protein ETHYLENE-INSENSITIVE 3-like 2, with protein sequence MMGGGVAMMDRRMAFAADGEAEKGFGFFGAGCFVGAGDLVDPAPELPARDRFPDEEESEEEVDDDDVDGIEELERRMWRDRMRLKRLKELQQRQSQRPDGGAAASKGRPRRPASQQDQQARRKKMSRAQDGILKYMLKMMEACSAQGFVYGIVPENGKPVGGASDNLRAWWKEKVRFDRNAPAAIAKHRSDNAAPLCGGEDGAAAAAGPRSLHELQDTTLGSLLSSLMQHCDPPQRRFPLEKGVPPPWWPQGPSEAWWPEAGVPDDLGPPPYKKPHDLKKAWKVAVLTAVIKHMSPDVDKVRRLVRQSKCLQDKMTAREIVTWLAVLKAEEELSHKLHPGACLPPRPSAGALSFDASSGEYDVDFFGEEAADQIKARSEAAAFVDLTMDASSSNEFMIMPPALMKEETTDADFTHAQKRSATADAEPELMLNGSARVYTCENVQCPHAGHALGFLDRNARTAHQYACRYNHPAAAAAQSKPPSAFFPGAPYSPQSQALGGFDFGLPAADQRCLAGLMSMYETGVAAHRGAGAVNDAAAPGMQIGGGNLLAPRSLAGANNVMQQQQQQQSAAFFMGDDAPFGMAAPELSRFGQGFDLSAADYAGAMQQPQPQKHVGPNWFY encoded by the coding sequence ATGATGGGGGGAGGGGTGGCCATGATGGATCGGCGCATGGCGTTCGCGGCGGATGGGGAGGCCGAGAAGGGCTTCGGGTTCTTTGGAGCCGGCTGCTTCGTGGGGGCGGGCGACCTCGTGGACCCGGCGCCGGAGCTGCCGGCGCGGGACAGGttccccgacgaggaggagagcgaggaggaggtCGACGACGACGACGTGGACGGCATCGAGGAGCTGGAGCGCCGCATGTGGCGCGACCGCATGAGGCTCAAGCGCCTCAAGGAGCTGCAGCAGCGCCAGAGCCAGAGGCCCGACGGCGGCGCGGCAGCGAGCAAGGGGCGGCCGAGGCGGCCGGCGTCGCAGCAGGACCAGCAGGCGCGGCGCAAGAAGATGTCGCGCGCGCAGGACGGGATCCTCAAGTACATGCTCAAGATGATGGAGGCGTGCAGCGCGCAGGGCTTCGTCTACGGCATCGTCCCCGAGAACGGCAAGCCCGTGGGCGGCGCCTCCGACAACCTCCGCGCCTGGTGGAAGGAGAAGGTCCGCTTCGACCGCAACGCCCCCGCGGCCATCGCCAAGCACCGGTCCGACAACGCCGCGCCGCTCTGCGGCGGGGAAGACGGGGCGGCCGCGGCGGCCGGCCCGCGCTCCCTGCACGAGCTGCAGGACACCACGCTCGGCTCCCTGCTCTCCTCGCTCATGCAGCACTGCGACCCGCCGCAGCGCCGGTTCCCGCTCGAGAAGGGCGTGCCGCCGCCGTGGTGGCCGCAGGGGCCGTCCGAGGCGTGGTGGCCCGAGGCGGGCGTGCCCGACGACCTCGGCCCGCCGCCGTACAAGAAGCCGCACGACCTCAAGAAGGCGTGGAAGGTCGCCGTGCTCACCGCCGTCATCAAGCACATGTCGCCCGACGTCGACAAGGTCCGCCGCCTCGTGCGGCAGTCCAAGTGCCTGCAGGACAAGATGACCGCCAGGGAGATCGTCACGTGGCTCGCCGTGCTCAAGGCGGAGGAGGAGCTCAGCCACAAGCTGCATCCCGGGGCCTGCCTCCCCCCGCGGCCCTCCGCCGGCGCGCTGTCGTTCGACGCCAGCTCCGGCGAGTACGACGTCGACTTCTTCGGCGAGGAGGCCGCGGACCAGATCAAGGCGCGTTCCGAGGCAGCCGCGTTCGTCGACCTCACCATGGACGCTTCCTCGAGCAACGAGTTCATGATCATGCCGCCTGCGCTGATGAAGGAAGAAACCACCGACGCCGACTTCACCCACGCCCAGAAGCGGAGCGCCACCGCGGACGCCGAGCCGGAGCTGATGCTGAACGGAAGCGCCCGCGTCTACACCTGCGAGAACGTGCAGTGCCCGCACGCCGGCCACGCGCTCGGCTTCCTCGACCGCAACGCGCGCACCGCCCACCAGTACGCCTGCAGGTACaaccaccccgccgccgccgccgcccagagCAAGCCGCCGTCGGCCTTCTTCCCGGGGGCGCCCTACAGCCCGCAGAGCCAGGCGCTCGGCGGGTTCGACTTCGGCCTGCCCGCGGCCGACCAGAGATGCCTCGCCGGGCTGATGAGCATGTACGAGACCGGCGTGGCCGCGCACAGAGGTGCAGGCGCAGTCAACGACGCCGCCGCTCCCGGCATGCAGATCGGCGGCGGCAACCTTCTGGCTCCACGGTCGCTTGCTGGCGCGAACAACGTgatgcagcagcagcagcagcagcagagcgCGGCGTTCTTCATGGGCGACGACGCGCCGTTCGGCATGGCGGCGCCGGAGCTCAGCAGGTTCGGCCAAGGGTTCGACCTGTCAGCGGCggactacgccggcgccatgcaGCAGCCGCAGCCGCAGAAGCACGTTGGGCCCAACTGGTTCTACTGA
- the LOC125535575 gene encoding rhodanese-like/PpiC domain-containing protein 12, chloroplastic, which produces MLGLRATRAARLPCPYPSPCSAAQAASLSGLARRAPLLAVASPAPSSPAALSLLASARPVSAAWGSAMRPAGEHPRPGTRVLCTAASSAPREGKEVLVQHLLVGEKDARLLVDLEKSIASGADLSDLAVEHSLCPSKENGGMLGWVRRGQMVPEFEEAAFSAPLNKVVRCKTKFGWHLVQVLSERDQCLLQDIQPEELHEKMQDPSFMEEAQLIDVREPDEVERASLPGFKVLPLRQFGTWGPVMTDEFNPQKDTYVLCHHGMRSMQVAKWLQSQGFQKIYNVAGGIHAYSVKADSSIPTY; this is translated from the exons ATGCTCGGTCTCAGAGCCACCAGGGCCGCGCGCCTCCCGTGCCCCTACCCCTCCCCGTGCTCCGCCGCCCAGGCGGCCTCCCTCTCCGGGCTCGCCCGCCGCGCCCCGCTCCTCGCCGTCGCCAGCCCCGCGCCGTCGTCGCCCGCCGCCCTCTCGCTCCTCGCGTCCGCGCGGCCCGTCTCCGCCGCGTGGGGCTCGGCCATGCGCCCCGCCGGCGAACACCCCAGGCCCGGCACCAGGG TTCTCTGCACTGCCGCTAGTAGCGCTCCGAGAGAGGGGAAGGAGGTGCTGGTCCAGCATCTGCTTGTCGGCGAAAAGGATGCCAGGCTTCTCGTGGATTTGGAGAAGAGCATCGCATCAG GGGCGGACCTGAGTGACTTAGCCGTGGAGCACTCCTTATGTCCATCAAAAGAAAATGGCGGTATGCTTGGGTGGGTTCGGAGGGGACAGATG GTACCAGAGTTTGAAGAAGCAGCATTTAGTGCGCCTTTGAATAAAGTTGTACGATGTAAGACAAAATTTGGATGGCATTTAGTGCAGGTGCTCTCTGAGAG GGACCAATGCTTGCTGCAAGATATTCAACCAGAAGAGCTTCACGAAAAAATGCAAGATCCTAGTTTTATGGAAGAAGCTCAATTGATTGATGTTCGGGAGCCTGATGAAGT GGAGAGAGCATCCCTTCCAGGCTTCAAAGTTCTACCTCTCCGCCAATTTGGAACCTGGGGACCAGTCATGACAGATGAATTTAATCCTCAAAAGGACACTTATGTTCTG TGTCACCATGGCATGCGCTCGATGCAGGTAGCCAAGTGGCTGCAGTCACAG GGATTCCAAAAGATTTACAACGTTGCGGGTGGAATCCACGCTTACTCGGTGAAAGCCGATTCTTCCATCCCGACTTACTAG